The sequence CAAGCAACTGCTCTACACCCAATTGCTGCGCGAGAAGCTATCCGATCTGCTCGGTGATGCGCAAAGTCTGCGCGAAGCGGCTGATCGGCTTGCCTCGCAAGAAGATGTCTTCTTTTCCGAGCGCTTTCTTCTGCCGCGTCCGTTATTACGGGCGATCATGAGCGACCGGCCGGTCGTCTTGCTTATTGACGAAATTGACCGCGCCGATGCTGAATTTGAGGCATTTCTGCTCGAAGTGCTTAGTGATTTTCAGGTTTCCGTTCCCGAACTGGGGACGCTGAAGGCCAAACATGTGCCGACGGTGATTCTAACCTCGAATAACACGCGCGAGTTGAGTGAGGCTTTGAAACGCCGTTGCTTGTACATTCACATCGATTATCCCGATCTCGAGGCTGAACTGCGCGTCGTTCAGTTAAAGGTACCGGGTCTGGCGCCAAAACTGGCACGCGAAGCAGTTGCGCTGGTGCAGCGTTTGCGAACACTTGATCTCAAGAAGCATCCGAGTGTCTCTGAAACGCTTGATTGGGCGCGGGCACTGGTAGAACTGAACGCACGCCAGCTTGATAAGGCGACGCTTGACACCACTCTGAACGTCCTCCTCAAATACGAGAGCGACTTGCAGCGCGCTCGCCGTCTGTTACAGCAGGGAGATCGACCTGATCGGCCTGATCGATCCGATCGCCCCGACCGACCTGATCGGCCACGGGGTGGTTATCGCAGCGGCGATTGGACCAATAACTAAGTGGAGTGAATTATGGATCGACGCATTACCGAATTTATCGCAGGTTTGCGCGCCGCCGGCGTTCGGATCAGCGTCGCAGAGTCGGCTGACGCAATGCGAGCCATTGAACAGGCAGGGATTGCCGACCGAAATATCTTTCGGCTGGCATTGCAAACCGCGCTGATCAAAGAGCGTCAGGATCAGGCCATTTTCAATGACCTTTTCCCGCTCTATTTTGGCAAGGATTCTCCCCCTGCCTTGCAACCGGCGGGTGGTGGTCAACTCTCACCGGAAGAGCAGCAACAGTTGTTGCAGCAGTTGCAGCAGTTACTCGCCCAGCTTCCCCCCGGCCCCCTCCGCCAACTCTTCCAGAGCATGGTGAGTGGACAACCGCTCAGCAATCAGCAGATTCGGGCAATGCTGGCCAATGTCTCACCCCCACACCTGAGTGATCCACGTTATCGAGACTGGATGACACGCCAGGCCCTGCGTGAGTTGCAGATGAACCGCCTCCAGCAGGCGCTACGCCAACTGCTTGAACGATTGCGCGAACAGGGGATGCGTGAAGAGGCGCTGCGGGCAATCGAACAGGCTGCCCGTGCCAATCTGCAAGCGCTTGAGCAACAAATCGGTCAGCAGGTCGCTCAACAAATGCAAGAGCAGGTTCAGGGACAGGGACCACGCCAGGGTAGGGGCCGACCT comes from Chloroflexus sp. Y-396-1 and encodes:
- a CDS encoding MoxR family ATPase, with translation MFHSMADVRELLGRQNYIASDEISTAIFLAERLGKPLLAEGPAGVGKTELAKAWAAAQGRELIRLQCYEGLDETKALYEWEYAKQLLYTQLLREKLSDLLGDAQSLREAADRLASQEDVFFSERFLLPRPLLRAIMSDRPVVLLIDEIDRADAEFEAFLLEVLSDFQVSVPELGTLKAKHVPTVILTSNNTRELSEALKRRCLYIHIDYPDLEAELRVVQLKVPGLAPKLAREAVALVQRLRTLDLKKHPSVSETLDWARALVELNARQLDKATLDTTLNVLLKYESDLQRARRLLQQGDRPDRPDRSDRPDRPDRPRGGYRSGDWTNN